A region of the Centropristis striata isolate RG_2023a ecotype Rhode Island chromosome 20, C.striata_1.0, whole genome shotgun sequence genome:
TGCCCCTGAAACTTTTAGCTTCTTTTAGCTTCTTTTAGCTTCTTTTAGCTTCTTTTAGCTTCTTTTAGCCTGCACAAGTGCATCAACATCAGGCATCATGTCCTGAGTAGCAGCCTGTGTGTGAGCTTTGAGTGCAGCTtggttttattaatgttcataattaatgaacattaataatgaacattaataaTGAACATTATTAATGAACATTATTAATGAACATTATTAATGAACATTATTAATGTTCATTGGTATCTCGTCCCAAACATGCACAACATTTTGCAGCCAGTGTTAATTCAGCCCTGCAGGAGACAAAATGTTTCCAAGCACACAGACGAACATTTGTCCCTCAATTCTACATCACACtgcaaataaattatttcaagTTGCATGTCAACAAGTTGCATGTCAACAAGTTGCATGTCAACAAGTTGCATGTCAACATGTTGCATGTCAACAAGTTGCATGTCAACAAGTTGCATGTCAACAAGTTGCATGTCAAGTTCTGACTGTGAGTGAAAAACTGAATTCTGTCTCAAGTTCGCTAAAGAAAATCGTTTCTCAAACTCCCTCAGAAACCTGAAATCTGGTCTTTGTcccgcctcacacacacacacacacacacacacacacacacacacacacacacacacactagacaaCGAGCACATCAATGCACGTATACGCTGTCATAATGCTGTTACACTTTTTGCAACTTTTCATACCAACAGTGACTCTGTTAATGTGCCAGGTTGTcttataatgatgatgataataataataataataataatataataataatattaataataataatgttccaggaggataataataataatgataatataataataacaataataataataataataatataatgttccAGGaggataataatgataataatatataatataataataatattattattattattattaataataataatgttccaggaggataataatgataataatatattattattattattattattattattattattaataataataataataataataataataatgttccaggaggataataatgataataatatattattattattattattattattattattaataataataatgttccaGGAGGataatactgataataatatattattagtattattattattattattaataataataatgttccaGGAggataattatgataataatttattattattattattattattattattattaataataataataataataataatattattcatGTTTCAGGAGGATAATAACgataataatgtattattattattattattattattaataataataataataataataataataataatgttccaggaggataataataataataatatattattattattattattattattattattaataataataataataataatatattattattattattattattattaataataataataataataataataataatgttccaGGAGGATGGACTGCGGCAGGTTCTGCAGGAGATGGAGGCTCTCTATGAACAGAACCAGACTGATGTGTGAgtctgtttattgtttattaatattttaaacacGTTGACAGTAAATATCactataaacatataaatataactgcagtataaatatataataataataataataatgtgtgtttCAGGAACGAGGCGAAGACCGCCGGTCGATCTGATCTGATCCCGTCAATCAAACTACGACACACCTGCCTGTTGAGGAACCAACGCTGTGTCACCGCctacctgtaacacacacacacacctgtaacacacacacacacctgtacacacacacacacctgtaacacacacacacacctgtacacacactgacctgtaacacacacacacacctgtacacacactgacctgtaacacacacacacacctgtacacacactgacctgtaacacacacacacacacacctgtaacacacacacacacctgtacaaacacacacacacacctgtaacacacacacctgtaacacacacacctgtaacacacacacctgtaacacacacacacacctgtacacacacacgcacacctgtaacacacacacacacacacctgtaacacacacacacacctgtaacacacacacacacctgtaacgcactgacctgtaacacacacacacacacacacctgtacacacacacactgacctgtaacacacacacacacacacacctgtacacacacacacacacacacacacacacctgtacacacactgacctgtaacacacacacacacacacacacacacacacacctgtaacacacacacacacacacacacacacacttgtaacacacactgacctgtaacacacacacacacacacacacacacacacctgtaacacacacacacacacacacacacacttgtaacacacactgacctgtaacacacacacacacacacacacacacttgtaacacacacacctgtaacacactgatctgtaacacactgacctgtaacacacactgacctgtaacacactgacttgtaacacacactgacttgtaacacacactgacctgtaacacactgacctgtaacacacacctgtaacacacacacctgtaacacactgacctgtaacacactgacctgtaacacacacacctgtaacacacacacctgtaacacactgacctgtaacacactgacctgtaacacacactgacctgtaacacacactgacctgtaacacacacacctgtaacacactgacctgtaacacactgacctgtaacacgaacacctgtaacacacacctgtaacacactgacctgtaacacactgacctgtaacacacacacctgtaacacactgacctgtaacacactgacctgtaacacacactgacctgtaacacacacacctgtaacacactgacctgtaacacacactgacctgaaacacacactgacctgtgacacacactgacctgtaacacactgacctgtaacacacactgacctgtaacacgaacacctgtaacacactgacctgtaacacactgacctgtaacacactgacctgtaacacactgacctgtaacacacacacctgtaacacactgacctgtaacacactgacctgtaacacactgacctgtaacacacactgacctgtaacacgaacacctgtaacacactgacctgtgacacacacacctgtaacacacactgacctgtaacacacactgacctgtaacacacactgacctgtaacacacactgacctgtaacacacactgacctgtaacacacgcacctgtaacacactgacctgtaacacactgacctgtgAGGCGGTGCTGGGACACCATGTGACCTCCTgctgtgctctgattggctgcaggtaCGACCGGCTGCTGAGGATCCGGGCGCTGCGCTGGGAGTACGGCAGCGTTCTGCCCGCCAACGTCCGCTTCCACCTGTGTGCCGACGAGGTcagtgacatcacttcctgttggTTCAGAGAGCTTCACACATCACATAGAactaaagtgtgtttgtgtgtgtgtgtgtgtgtgtgtgtgtgtgtgtgtgtgtgtgtgcgtgtgtgtgtgtgtagctgcagtGGTTCAGTCAGTATAAAAGGTCTCTGGCGTCCTTCATGAAGTCTCTGGGGGACGGAGACGGACTAGACCTGACGCAGGACATGAAGCCCCCCAAGACCCTCTACatacaggtcagtgtgttacaggtgtgtgtgttacaggtcagtgtgttacaggtgtgtgtgttacaggtcagtgtgttacaggtgttcgtgttacaggtcagtgtgtgtcacaggtcagtgtgttacaggtgtgtgtgttacaggtgtgtgtgttacaggtcagtgtgttacaggtgtgtgtgttacaggtgtgtgtgttacaggtgtgtgtgttacaggtcagtgtgttacaggtgttcgtgttacaggtcagtgtgtgtcacaggtcagtgtgttacaggtgtgtgtgttacaggtgtgtgtgttacaggtcagtgtgtgttacaggtcagtgtgttacaggtgtgtgtgttacaggtcagtgtgttacaggtgtgtgtgttacaggtcagtgtgttacaggtcagtgtgttacaggtgtgtgtgttacaggtcagtgtgttacaggtcagtgtgttacaggtgtgtgtgttacaggtgtgtgtgttacaggtcagtgtgttacaggtgtgtgtgttacaggtcagtgtgttacaggtcagtgtgttacaggtgtgtgtgttacaggtcagtgtgttacaggtcagtgtgttacaggtcagtgtgtgttacaggtcagtgtgttacaggtgtgtgtgtgttacaggtgtgtgtgttacaggtgtgtgtgttacaggtcagtgtgttacaggtcagtgtgttacaggtcagtgtgtgttacaggtcagtgtgttacaggtgtgtgtgttacaggtgtgtgtgtttgttacaggtcagtgtgttacaggtcagtgtgtgttacaggtcagtgtgtgttacaggtcagtgtgtcacaggtgtgtgtgtgttacaggtcagtgtgttacaggtgtgtgtgttttacaggtcagtgtgttacaggtcagtgtgtcacaggtgtgtgtgtgttacaggtcagtgtgttacaggtgtgtgtgttttacaggtcagtgtgttacaggtcagtgtgtcacaggtcagtgtgttacaggtcagtgtgttacaggtgtgtgtgttacaggtgtgtgtgttacaggtcagtgtgttacaggtcagtgtgttacaggtcagtgatgtcacaggtcagcgtgttacaggtcagtgtgtgttacaggtgagTGTGtcacaggtcagtgtgtgttacaggtcagtgtgttacaggtcagtgtgttacaggtcagtgtgtgttacaggtcagtgtgtgttacaggtgtgtatgtgttacaggtcagtgtgtgttacaggtcagtgtgtgttacaggtcagtgatgtcacaggtcagtgtgttacaggtcagtgtgtgttacaggtcagtgatgtcacatgtcagtgtgttacaggtcagtatgtgttacaggtcagtgtgttacaggtcagtgtgttacaggtcagtgatgtcacaggtcagtgtgttacaggtcagtgtgttacaggtgtgtatgtgttacaggtcagtgatgtcacaggtcagtgtgtgacaggtcagtgtgttacaggtcagtgtgttacaggtcagtgatgtcacaggtcagtgtgttacaGATCAGTGTGTCACAGGTCAGTGTGTCACAGGTCAGTGTGTCACAGgtcagtgatgtcacaggtcagtgtgttacaGATCAGTGTGTCACAGGTCAGTGTGTcacaggtcagtgtgttacaGATCAGTGTGTCACAGGTCAGTGTGTCACAGGTCAGTGTGTCACAGGTCAGTGTGtcacaggtcagtgtgtgttacaggtcagtgtgtgttacaggtcagtgtgtcacaggtcagtgtgtgttacaggtcagtgtgtgttacaggtcagtgtgttacaggtcagtgtgtgttacaggtgtgtatgtgttacaggtcagtgtgttacagatcagtgtgtgttacaggtcagtgtgtcacaggtcagtgtgtcacaggtcagtgtgttacaggtcagtgatgtcacaggtcagtgtgtcacaggtcagtgtgtgttacaggtcagtgtgtgttacaggtcagtgtgtcacaggtcagtgtgtgttacaggtcagtgtgtgttacaggtcagtgtgtcGCAGGTCAGTGTGTCGCAGgtcagtgtgttacaggtgtgtgtgtgttacaggtgtgtatgtgttacaggtcagtgatgtcacaggtcagtgtgttacaggtgtgtgtgtgttacaggtgtgtatgtgttacaggtcagtgatgtcacaggtcagtgatgtcacaggtcagtgtgtcacaggtcagtgtgttacaggtgtgtaggtgttacaggtcagtgatgtcacaggtcagtgtgttacaggtgtgtaggtgttacaggtcagtgatgtcacaggtcagtgtgttacaggtcagtgtgttacaggtgtgtgtgtgtgtgtgtgtgtgtgtgtgtgtgtgtgtgtgtgtgttacaggtgagGTGTTTAAAGGATCACGGAGAGTTTGAGATCGATGATGGAACCATAATCCTGCTGAAGAAGAACAGTCAGGTAGTTATAACACctttattacattaataattataatgatagaTGTGTTATAACTGctttattacattaataataatagatttgtTATAACGTctttattacattaataataatatatgtgttATAACTGctttattacattaataataatataatagatGTATTATAACTGctttattacattaataatataatagatGTATTATAACTGCTTTATTacgttaataataataatagatgtgTTATAACGTctttattacattaataataatatatgtgttATAACTGCTTtattacatcaataataattaataaatgtgttatcactgctttattacattaataataactGACCTCCGTCTGTCGCAGCACTTCCTGCCGCGGTGGAAATGCGAGCAGCTGATTCGTCAGGGCGTCCTGGAGCACGTCGTGTCCTGATCAGCTGATCAATTATTAACCACGTCCCCTGAACACAACACtctgatttcaaaataaaagacttcTGTTGGTAAACGTGTGTGTCCTCGTCATCATTAACGACTTTATATAACATTAATACATTCAGgtcattaatattaataaagtttaatattaatacagtttttacaggtttctctctctgttagtgaggtttcaccatagacggtatatgggtttcaccatagactgtatatggttCAGACTGAGTGAGGTTTCACCATAGACGTATATGGTTCAGACTAAGTgaggtttcaccatagacatatatggGTTTCACCATAGACGTTATATGGTTCAGACTGAGTGAGGTTTCACCATAGACGTATATGGGTTTCAGCATAGACAGTATATGGGTCAGTCAGCCTCACCTTGTTTTCACAGTTCATGTATTTACTAAACGttagacccaccttcaaaataaaagcacgtGGATGTGTTAAcggagtccaccacagaatttacaagaagactgtcaaaataaaatgccttgAATAATAaagaagaacctttattctcctttacaataattaattaaaatatgcaaagatTCAGATGGAATAAAGTGATAATTGTTTATTGAGCTTcaccaaataaataaagatctattatttctgtagagtggaatttgcggcctggagcgcagttttcaaatttattttttgacagttttttctctccctctacactctggcgatgatgtcacacactgggACACGAACATtatgtgcaatacacacccattataatctcagaatttctccaaaaatgatcatggtcattgaacagggattgataaaaaactatatgacctatcgaaacgtggattaatacaccgatacacaagacttgtgtctactgtttaaagtttaaatggagtctctaggtgaaattatgccggagaagtagacgtttaaaaatctccaattattgttctttttcactcattttctttcggccgtcccattcacttcaatgcaaaattttgggcagtttttcgcgacttacgtcacgaaaaattcgtattctgtagagaaaagtaatagcacaccgatcccgatcaaaccgcaagttttaatatataatttgtcctgcaactcttcaagttgcaggactagtagcgggacgaaattgcgtccgcaagaggaagaagaagaaatccacagtataacagtagtgcagcactggtccctacagatattgctggatgggaccagtagctgtagggaccagtagctgtagggaccagtagctgtagggaccagtagctgtatgggaccagtagctgtagggaccagtagctgtatgggaccagtagctgtagggaccagtagctgtatgggaccagtagctgtagggaccagtagctgtagggaccagtagctgtatgggaccagtagctgtatgggaccagtagctgtagggaccagtagctgtatgggaccagtagctgtagggaccagtagctgtatgggaccagtagctgtagggaccagtagctgtatgggaccagtagctgtagggaccagtagctgtagggaccagtagctgtatgggaccagtagctgtagggaccagtagctgtagagaccagtagctgtagggaccagtagttgtagggaccagtagctgtagggaccagtagctgtatgggaccagtagctgtagggaccagtagctgtagggaccagtagctgtatgggaccagtagctgtagggaccagtagttgtagggaccagtagctgtagggaccagtagctgtatgggaccagtagctgtagggaccagtagctgtagggaccagtagctgtatgggaccagtagctgtagggaccagtagctgtagggaccagtagctgtatgggaccagtagctgtagagaccagtagctgtagagaccagtagctgtagggaccagtagctgtagggaccagtagctgtagagaccagtagctgtagggaccagtagctgtagggaccagtagttgtagggaccagtagctgtagagaccagtagctgtagagaccagtagctgtagggaccagtagttgtagggaccagtagctgtagagaccagtagctgtagggaccagtagctgtatgggaccagtagctgtagggaccagtagttgtagggaccagtagctgtatgggaccagtagctgtagagaccagtagctgtagagaccagtagctgtagggaccagtagttgtagggaccagtagctgtatgggaccagtagctgtagagaccagtagctgtagggaccagtagctgtagggaccagtagctgtatgggaccagtagctgtagagaccagtagctgtagagaccagtagctgtagggaccagtagctgtagggaccagtagttgtagggaccagtagctgtagagaccagtagctgtagggaccagtagctgtatgggaccagtagctgtagggaccagtagctgtatgggaccagtagctgtagagaccagtagctgtagggaccagtagctgtatgggaccagtagctgtagagaccagtagctgtagggaccagtagctgtagagaccagtagctgtagggaccagtagttgtagggaccagtagctgtatgggaccagtagctgtagggaccagtagctgtagggaccagtagctgtatgggaccagtagttgtagggaccagtagctgtagggaccagtagctgtatgggaccagtagctgtagggaccagtagttgtagggaccagtagctgtagggaccagtagctgtagggaccagtagctgtagggaccagtagctgtatgggaccagtagctgtagggaccagtagctgtatgggaccagtagctgtagggaccagtagctgtatgggaccagtagctgtagggaccagtagctgtagggaccagtagctgtatgggaccagtagctgtagggaccagtagctgtagagaccagtagctgtagggaccagtagttgtagggaccagtagctgtagggaccagtagctgtatgggaccagtagctgtagggaccagtagctgtagggaccagtagctgtatgggaccagtagctgtagggaccagtagttgtagggaccagtagctgtagggaccagtagctgtatgggaccagtagctgtagggaccagtagctgtatgggaccagtagctgtagggaccagtagctgtagggaccagtagctgtatgggaccagtagctgtagagaccagtagctgtagagaccagtagctgtagggaccagtagctgtagggaccagtagctgtagagaccagtagctgtagggaccagtagctgtagggaccagtagttgtagggaccagtagctgtagagaccagtagctgtagagaccagtagctgtagggaccagtagttgtagggaccagtagctgtagagaccagtagctgtagggaccagtagctgtatgggaccagtagctgtagggaccagtagttgtagggaccagtagctgtatgggaccagtagctgtagagaccagtagctgtagagaccagtagctgtagggaccagtagttgtagggaccagtagctgtatgggaccagtagctgtagagaccagtagctgtagggaccagtagctgtagggaccagtagctgtatgggaccagtagctgtagagaccagtagctgtagagaccagtagctgtagggaccagtagctgtagggaccagtagttgtagggaccagtagctgtagagaccagtagctgtagggaccagtagctgtatgggaccagtagctgtagggaccagtagctgtatgggaccagtagctgtagagaccagtagctgtagggaccagtagctgtatgggaccagtagctgtagagaccagtagctgtagggaccagtagctgtagagaccagtagctgtagggaccagtagttgtagggaccagtagctgtatgggaccagtagctgtagggaccagtagctgtagggaccagtagctgtatgggaccagtagttgtagggaccagtagctgtagggaccagtagctgtatgggaccagtagctgtagggaccagtagctgtatgggaccagtagctgtagggaccagtagctgtatgggaccagtagctgtagggaccagtagctgtatgggaccagtagctgtagggaccagtagctgtatgggaccagtagctgtagagaccagtagctgtagggaccagtagctgtatgggaccagtagctgtagagaccagtagctgtagggaccagtagctgtagagaccagtagctgtatgggaccagtagctgtagggaccagtagctgtagggaccagtagctgtagagaccagtagctgtagagaccagtagctgtagggaccagtagttgtagggaccagtagctgtatgggaccagtagctgtagagaccagtagctgtagagaccagtagctgtagggaccagtagatgtagggaccagtagctgtatgggaccagtagctgtagagaccagtagctgtagggaccagtagctgtagggaccagtagctgtatgggaccagtagctgtagggaccagtagttgtagggaccagtagctgtatgggaccagtagctgtagggaccagtagctgtagggaccagtagctgtatgggaccagtagctgtagggaccagtagctgtagggaccagtagctgtatgggaccagtagctgtagagaccagtagctgtagggaccagtagctgtagagaccagtagctgtagggaccagtagctgtagagaccagtagctgtagggaccagtagctgtatgggaccagtagctgtagggaccagtagctgtagagaccagtagctgtagggaccagtagctgtagagaccagtagctgtagggaccagtagctgtatgggaccagtagctgtagggaccagtagctgtatgggaccagtagctgtagggaccagtagctgtagggaccagtagctgtatgggaccagtagctgtagggaccagtagctgtagagaccagtagctgtatgggaccagtagctgtatgggaccagtagctgtagagaccagtagctgtagggaccagtagctgtatgggaccagtagctgtagagaccagtagctgtagggaccagtagctgtagagaccagtagctgtagagaccagtagctgtagagaccagtagctgtagggaccagtagctgtatgggaccagtagctgtagagaccagtagctgtatgggaccagtagctgtagagaccagtagctgtagggaccagtagctgtagggaccagtagctgtagagaccagtagctgtatgggaccagtagctgtatgggaccagtagctgtatgggaccagtagctgtagagaccagtagctgtatgggaccagtagctgtagggaccagtagctgtagggaccagtagctgtagggaccagtagctgtatgggaccagtagctgtagagaccagtagctgtatgggaccagtagctgtagggaccagtagctgtagggaccagtagctgtagagaccagtagctgtagggaccagtagctgtatgggaccagtgctcggtgccccgaggccctaataatgatACGGACTAAAAGCTTTATGTATTTAGGgttactatgacttttattatgaaatctgTAcagcatactatactatgacttttattatgaaatctgTAcagcatactatactatgacttttattatgaaatctgTACgacatactatgacttttattatgaaatctgGACTACATACTATacaatgacttttattatgaaatctgGACTaaatgctatactatgacttttattatgaaatctggatgacatgctatactatgacttttattatgaaatctgtacgacatactatactatgacttttattatgaaatctgGACTACATACTATacaatgacttttattatgaaatctgGACTaaatgctatactatgacttttattatgaaatctgtacgacatactatactatgacttttattatgaaatctgGACTACATACTATacaatgacttttattatgaaatctggatgacatgctatactatgacttttattatgaaatctggatgacatgctatactatgacttttattatgaaatttatatgacatactatactatgacttttattatgaaatctggacgacatgctatactatgacttttattatgaaatctgGATGACATgatatactatgacttttattatgaaatctgGACGACATgatatactatgacttttattttgaaatcttgACAACATACTATACCATAAGcacacatgcattcacacagttaaggcctaattttgtaaatttgacTAAAACTGACCAATAATTATGAAAGATATGAAAATGAGTTGCCTCAAAaggtgaataaaaaaagttaataatttttttctacatgtcctgaaaccagtctgatgtcaaaaggttttaaataatttaactgAAGTATTTCTGTATAAACTGTATTAAGTTTAAATCCacaaacattgttttataaataatgataattgtCGTTTATTTAACTTGACCAAATAAATAGAAAGCATTGATATTTTCAGCtca
Encoded here:
- the gins1 gene encoding DNA replication complex GINS protein PSF1 isoform X1 — its product is MFCEKAVELIRELQRSGDGQLTAFNEDGLRQVLQEMEALYEQNQTDVNEAKTAGRSDLIPSIKLRHTCLLRNQRCVTAYLYDRLLRIRALRWEYGSVLPANVRFHLCADELQWFSQYKRSLASFMKSLGDGDGLDLTQDMKPPKTLYIQVRCLKDHGEFEIDDGTIILLKKNSQHFLPRWKCEQLIRQGVLEHVVS
- the gins1 gene encoding DNA replication complex GINS protein PSF1 isoform X2, with the translated sequence MEALYEQNQTDVNEAKTAGRSDLIPSIKLRHTCLLRNQRCVTAYLYDRLLRIRALRWEYGSVLPANVRFHLCADELQWFSQYKRSLASFMKSLGDGDGLDLTQDMKPPKTLYIQVRCLKDHGEFEIDDGTIILLKKNSQHFLPRWKCEQLIRQGVLEHVVS